In Caloramator sp. E03, the sequence TTAATTTATTAACTAATAATTTTTCGTTATCCATAAAAATATTATATGTATTTTCAATTTCTCCAAGCATTCTCTTTTGTTCTTCATTCATTTTTGTATTTCTATAGTTTAAAAGTATTTTGTCAATGCTTTCTTTTTTATTATTTATTTTTTGTTCTTGTTCTGCATCATATTTACCTGAAAAAATCATTTGCGTTAATGATACTCTGATTTGATAAAATTCGGTTTCAAAAAGTTTTAATTGAAGGGAGGGAAGCATTCTTTCATTATATAGATTGTTCATATCATTGCTTAATGTTTTCATGTCGTTAATACCAAGTAATGAAATAGAAATAAGTGAGGCTGCCATAATTAGTACCAAGATAATCAGTAGCGAAGTAATTTTAATGTTCTTTAAAATATTAGTGCCTTTGTTATCTTTTTTTACCATTACACAACTCCCCTTTCTAAATTAATATTTTAAAAAATCATAAAAAACAATTTAATAATAAAATTGAAAATTTAATCTATATTACATATTTCGCATATTTTGCTATTTTATTATAACATACGACATATTTTATGCAATATATGTATATTTTTTTTTTTTTTACATAATACGACAAATATTAATTTTTTTAATATTTACCTCTTTAACAGACTAAAATATCCTCCTATATTAGAAATCTTCTTAATACAGGAGGATATTTTATAATTTCAAATAAGCAGTATTCTTTAATTTTAATCATTGTATTTTTTATTATACTTTCTCCACAATAAAACTGACTGAATATAACCACCTATAGAAAAAGTAATTATACACCTTTCTCCATTCTCCGGTGCCTGGCACCTATTGTGAAAAATACTGATAAAGGTAACAAAGTATTTTGCCGTTATAGAGCTTTCTGTTTTTATCCGCCTTTCTTCCAAAGAGCCTTTCAAATTCTAAGTGGCTTGTGAGTATAAAATAGGACCAGCCTTCAAGGTTTTGAAACACTTCTCCCATCCTTTTATAGAGCTTTTCAACTTCCCTAATCTGTCCTATCCTCTCTCCATAAGGAGGGTTGCATATTATAACTCCATTTTTCTTCTTTGTAGAAAGCTTTTCCATAGGAAGCTTTTGAACAAATACAAAATCTTCAACACCTGCCCTTTTTATGTTTTCCCTCGCCGTCTTTAAAACCCTTCCGTCTATATCCTGCCCTAAAATTTTAAACTGCTCATTATTAATCTCACTTCTTGCCCTCTCACGCATTAAATCCCAAACCTTTTTATCAATATGGCACCAATTTTCAGCATCAAAGCTTCTGTTCATCCCTGGGGCAATGTTTTTCCCAATAAGTGCCGCTTCAATTAATATAGTCCCAGAGCCGCAAAATGGATCTATTAAAAGTCTGTCACTTTTCCACCTGCTTAAAAGTACCATTGCAGCAGCAAGGGTTTCCTTTAAGGGTGCCTCCCCTGCCTCAATCCTATACCCTCTTTTATGAAGGCCAATCCCCGATGTGTCAAGGCTTATAGTTGCAACATCCTTTAATAGTGCCACCTCTATTTTATATGTAGGGCCATCCTCTGAAAACCAGGTCTTTTTATACTTTTTTTTCATAGATTCCACAACAGCTTTTTTAACAATCGCCTGACAGTCCGAAACGCTGAAAAGCTTTGACTTTATTGATTTGCCTATAACATGCATCTTTGCATTCTCAGGAAGAAAATCCCCAAAGTTTATAGATAAAGTTCCCTGAAACAAATCCTCAAAGCTTAATGCAGTAAATTCCTTTAATTTTATATAAACCCTGTCCCCAGTTCTAAGGAATATATTAAGTCTTGCAATATCCTCATCATTTCCTTTTAAAGTTATCTTACCGTTTTCAACTTTTAAATCCTCAAATCCAAGATTTTTAAGCTCCCTGCTTGTTACCGATTCTATTCCAAAGGCCGTTGTTACTACAATATCATACATACAAATTCTCCTTTATAATTTTAATAAAAGCGATAGTATAATATTATCACATTAAATACGTTTTATACATATTAACATAAAATAAAAAGCAGCGCTTCCTATTTAATATTGCTGTAATATTTTATCCTGCTTAATACCCTTTGTGCATCACTGCCCTTAAGGGGTGTTGGCTGGTAGTTGTTTCTATAACTAACAGATGAAACAGATACAGGTATTATACTGTATTCCTTACTATCAACTAACTTTCCCTTTGAAAATTTGAATCTTTGCTGATATATAAAGGAATCCTTATCTGATGGGTTTTTATTTCCTCCAAAACAGAAATTACCAAGGCTGTATATTATTTTTTTACCCTTATAATTTTCTATACCCTGAACTACATGGGGATGATGGCCAAGTATCAAATCAGCCCCAGAATCTATTGTATATTTTCCTAAACTCTTTTGAATATTATTTGGATAATATTTACCTTCATCTCCCCAGTGAAAACTAACTATTATAAGCTGTGCATCCTTTGATTTTAAATATTTTATATCATTTTTTATTGTTTTTTTCACGAAATTGTTATACGTCCATCCTTTATATCCTAAAAGCCCAATATTAATTCCTTTAACTTTTATTAAGTCTCTTCTATTCATTCCAAAATAAAGTATTTTACCATTTTTAAGGCTCTCTACTGTATCCTTAAATCCTTTTTCTAAATAATCATAGGTATGATTATTTGAAAGATTAACAGCTTCTATACTTCCTTCTTTTAATATGTTTACATATAAAGGAGAGCCTTTAAAAGCAAACTGCTTTTCTGACCTTTTAGTTTCATTAGTTAGTGTACCCTCCAAATTTACTATCGTCAAATCATCCTTTTCAAAAATTTCCCTTACGTTTTTAAAAAAATATTTATAGTCTTTCTTCTGCTTTATAAATTCATCATCAAAGGAACCAGAAAAACTGCTTTTTTCATCCCTTCCTAAAGCACAGTCCCCAGCAGCACTTATAATAATCTCAACTTCATCCTTATTCTTATCCTCTACAACCTGTGTAACCGTGGTATCAGTCTTTTGTGCATTTTCCTCTATTGAATCATTATCTTCACCTTTTACAATAAAAAAGCCAAAAAAAAAATAAAAATTGTTAAAATAATTATCCTTCTTTTAATCACACAACCACTCCTCATTGATATAAAATTACATATATATTTTTATAATACAATATTTGAGATTTTAAAGTTTTATGCATAATTTTAGCCAAGTCTATGACAACCCAGCAACCCAGGGGACGGTTAGTGTGAAAATGTCCATTTACAAAAAAGGAAAAAAGTTCAAGCCAAGGGACGGTTACTTATTTCATACACAATATCTGCAAAATCTGGGGGATATGTATAAAATATTATGTCTATTATTTAATATAATAAGTAACCGTCCCTTCTGTTACCTTTGAAAAACCACAAACTTTTTCATGCCGTCGTTGTGGCTACTTTTAGTCATGACCTGTTACTTATTATATCGCAATTTTCTCCACTCTCCGGTGCCAGGCACCTTCCCCAAATGTTAAAGTTTATTAAAATATTAACGATAACTATTACATAATGGCATTATTGGATAAATTATCAATTGGAGGTATTCATTATGAAAGACATGGAATTTATGCACAGCAGAAACAAACTCTTAATCAAACTTCTTTGGGCTTCATTAGGTCTTGGAGTCCTTGTTGACATCGCCAACAAGCTTCCACTTACCGTAATCTTGACTGTACTTATTGGAGGCTCCCTTATCTGTCTTGGTATAACGCTTCTTGTCGTTAAAAAGAAACTTACAAATCTTATTATGTATTTTATATCAATCGCCCTTATAGTATTTTCATTTATGATACTTAACGCATCAACTGGTTCCACATCCTTTGTAAATATAATTATAATTTACTATGCCATAGCTATTATTTCTCTTTATCATGATTACAGACCAATAATACTTACATCTATCCTTGGACTGCTTCTTACAAACTATTCCTTCTTTGCATACAAAACAACTTTATTCAATGGAGTACCATCAAAAACCTTAATTTCACTTAATCTATACCTAATACTGTTTAGTACAGTTATAATCGCCCAAAGCAAACTTGGGGAAAAGATGAGGAAGGAAATAGAAAATGACAAATTGCAAACTTCAATATCAAAGAAGAAAATAGAAAATATCTTAAATGAAGTTAAAAAAAGCATAGATATACTCATTCACTTTAGCACAAAACTTAAAGAAAACGTAAATGCAGCAGGACAAATATCACAGGATATTTCACAGGCTTACTCACAGATAATTAAAGCCGTTGATTCACAAGCGTCAAGCGTTAATGAAATAAGCGAATCTACTGTCAAAGTTGATGGAAATGTTGATTCACTCCTTAATGAATCATCAGAATTAAAAAATGCATCAAAGGAAATAATGTTAACCGCTGATGAAGGAAAAACAGAGGTTAAAAAGCTCTCTGAAGATATGATAAAACTTCAGAGCATAATATCAAACACAGTAAAATTAATGGGAGAGCTTAGCAGCACAAAGGACGAAATATCTTCCATACTTAAGGTTATAAGCTCAATATCCGACCAAACAAACCTTCTTGCACTTAATGCATCTATTGAAGCTGCAAGGGCGGGAGAAGCTGGACGCGGCTTTGCAGTTGTTGCAACCGAAGTATTAAAACTCGCCGAAAGTTCTAAAAAATCAACCGATGAAATTGGAGAAATATTACTAAATCTCGAGCATAAAGCTGAAGATTTATCAAAGGAAATATCCCTCGGAAGCGAGGCTATGAATCTTAGCATAAAATCGAGGGAAAAGGTTGATGAATTATTTAAAAACATACTAAATGAAAGCGAAAAAGTTCTTGGATATTCAAACACAATAGATGAAAGTCTAAGGAAAATAAAGGATTCTTCCTCTAATGTTGCAAGCGAAATCCAGTCAATTGCATCTATAACCGAAGAAAACTCCGCCGCTATGGAAGAAATTATGGCAAGCATAGATTCTCAGGAGGAGAGAATGAGAAATATTATGGACAGCTTTAATGAACTTGAGGATATGACAAATAAATTAAGTTTAATTATTAAGGAATAAATTAAGACATACTCTCTATACTTTATTAAGAAATAAACTTTAAGGAGGGGGAAAATGGATTACAAAATGCATCTTACTCCAAAAGAAATTGAAATTCTTGAGGGTAAGCATGGAGAAACTCTTAAAAAGGCTCTAAAATCAGTTGTTCTCTATGGTGAAACCTTTGGAGCAGAGGAATTAGTTGATATCACAGGTCCTGTACATCTTGTTACATCCTTTGGTATACCTATATTAGAGCCGGTTTTTGATATGATGGAGGAGCTTATTAGTGAAGGTTTTTTTACAAAGGAAAAGTTTACCGTTGATCCAAGGCCAATAGACTATGAAAACGTTAAAGCCAATTTGCTTGAAAAAATAGTATTTAAAATAATGTACGGAAAACAGAAGGAATATGAAAACCAGCTAAACAGGGTTGGACTTAAAGATAACAATGCCTTCACCTGCACCTGCTATCTTCCTGAAGTAGGCAATATTCCAAAGCGCGGGGATATATTATCTTGGGCTGAATCCTCCGCCGTTGTATATGCAAATTCTGTTATAGGTGCAAGGACAAATAGAAACTCAGGCATTATAGAGCTTTTATCTGGAATTGTGGGGAAAACTCCAAAATTCGGTTTTTTAACCGATGAAGGAAGGCGTGCTAAATGGCTGATTGAACTTAAGACAAGCTATCTTCCAAATCCTCAGGTTTTAGGAAGCGCAATAGGAATGAAGGTTATGGAGGATGTTCCCTATATAGCAGGACTTGACAGGTTTCTTGGAAATAATCTTTCGGATGATGTTAAGGACTACCTTAAGGATATGGGAGCTGCCAGCGCATCAAACGGGGCAGTAGGGCTTTACCATGTAGAAAACTTAACCCCTGAGGCGGTTGACTATAAAAGAGAACTTCTTGTAAAGGACTACAATACCTATATAATCGATGACTCTGAAATAGAAAGAATAATAAAATCCTACCCTGTTATGTGGAAAAATGAAGATGATAAGCCGAGCTTATGCTTTATAGGATGTCCTCATTTATCCCTAAATCAACTGAAATACTGGACGGAAAAAATATCAAAGGAACTTGAAAAAAGGGAAAACAAAAAATTAAAAGTAAACACAATACTTTGCGCTGCCCCGGATGTTATTGAAGAATTTAAGAAGGATTCTAAAAATTATGAGAAGCTTATATCATCAGGAGCAAAGCTTACATATATTTGTCCCCTTATGTATATGAACAACCCATTATGCTCAAAAAAAGCTGTAATAACAAATTCCAATAAGCTAAGAACCTATTCAACAGCAAGATTTTATACCGATGATGAGATACTTAACTATATTTTTTGACCTAATATAATCAAAATTGATTTTGTCACTTGTCACATGGGTGGCACTTTTATAAAAAGGGGTGATAGCATGGCAAAGATATTTAAAGGAAGAGTAGTACTTGCTGGAAACATAAAAGGTGAGGCTGTTGTAAGCCACAGCGGAGTTAACATCCTCGCCTCCTTCCAAAAAAGCGCACTTAAAAAGGCGAAGAAGGTTATATGCGCCGACCAGAATAATAGCGAGCTTTACGGTAAAGTTCTTACGGATAAAATAATGTGTCTTCCAAAGACAATTGGCTCTACAACCGGCGGTATGGTTTTGGAATCCGTTGCAAAACTCAATATAGCTCCATCTGCAATGCTTTTTTCAGAGCATATAGATTCCCTCGCTGCTGCAGGAGTAATATTAACCGATGTTTGGGTAAACAAAAGAATAATAACGATAGACCAGCTTGGGGATGAATTTTTAGAGTATGTTAAAACAGGACAAACCATTGAAATTAAAGAAGACGGCACTGTAATAGTAGAATAGGGGGATAATTATGGAATATAAAAAGCTTTTCGAACCCGAGAACATAGGAAAGTGCAAAATCAAAAACAGAATTATAATGGCACCTATGGGCAACATAAACATGGCAGACCCTATAGGAAGGCCTTCACTAAAGATGATTGAATACTTTGGAGAAAGGGCAAAGGGAGGAACAGGGCTTTTGATTACAGGTCTTATTCCTGTATCCTATGGTATCGACCCTACAGTTTCCGAGGATAACGATACTACTTATTTTCCAAGAATAGACGGCTCATCAAGGACAAGGCTCTCTGGATGGAGGGATTTAACAGCTAAAGTTCACTCCTTTGATTCAAAGATTTTTATACAGCTTACAGCAGGACTTGGAAGAGTAGGCTCTCCTGAACCTGCACTTAAAGGCAAAATACTAAAATCTGCATCTATAAATAAAAACTTTTATGTCCCACAGCTGCCCCACTTCCCCTTTACCGACAGACAGATTAAAAAAATAGTTAAAAGTTTTGGTCAGTCGGCAGTAAATGCAAAGGTATGCGGCTTTGACGGGGTGCAGCTTCACGGCCACGAAGGATATCTTATGGACCAGCTTACCTCAAACCCTTGGAACAGAAGAAGATTTGGAAGGTACAGCAACAAGTTTCAATTTGCAATTGATGTAGTAAGGGAAATTAAAAAAAGATGCGGAGAGGATTTCCCAATAATATACAGAGTAGACTTAACCCAGGCTCTAAAAGAATCCTACGGTGATGAAATATTTAAGAAAAACTTTAAAGGAATGGAGAGAACAATAGAAGAAGGATTAGAGTTCTGTAAGGCTCTTTATAAAGCAGGGGTTGATGCCTTTGACGTTGATAAGGGATGCTATGATAACTGGTTCTTTCCTCACCCTCCAGCTTATTTTGACGACATACCCTATGTAAAGGAAATAGCAGGAACACTAAAGGAATACTTTAAAAAAGAAGGAATAAGTGCAAAGGTTATTGCTGTTGGAAAGCTTGGAAAGCCAGAAATTGCTGAGGATGTTTTAGATAAAGGCTATGCAGACTTTGTAATGCTCGGCCGTCCACTTCTCTCTGACCCCTACTGGCCTCAAAAGGTTTCTGAGGGAAGAGAAAAGGAAATAAACCACTGCATAGGAGATCAGGAGGGCTGTATACAGTCCTTTATATTAGGAGGACACCCATGCTGTAGTGTTAACCCCTACACTGGATTTGAAGATTGCAAAAAAATTGAAAAGGCATCTGTAAAAAAGAAGGTTGCAATAGTTGGTGGAGGGCCTGGAGGATGCGAGGCTGCTAAGACTGCCTTTTTAAGGGGACACGAGGTTACTTTGTTCGAAAAGGATAATATGCTCGGCGGACAGCTTATAGCAGGCTCAAAAATGAAGATTAAACATGATGTTGAAAGATATATCAATAACCTTAATTATCAGATGAACCTCCTTAAAGAAAAGGGACTTGATATAAGACTTGGCTGTGAGGTTAAAAAAGAGGATTTAATTGGAAAATACGATGTTATAATATGTGCCAATGGGCTTTCACCCTTTATGCCACAAATTGATGGAATGGATAAAATAAGGTATATTGAGGCAAGGGAGTTTCTTAAAAATGATATGAATATCCCAAAGGATGTTAAAAAAGTTACCGTAATAGGAGGAGGGGTTGTAGGATGCGAGCTTGCCTATTCCCTATCCTATGAAAAAAATGTTGATGTAACTGTTGTTGAAATGCTCCCAAACCTTATGACAGGAGTTGTACACTCTAACCGTTCAATGCTTCTTTGGCTTATGATGGGGCTTGGCTCCCCTACAGGAAAAAAAGAAGATATTCTTAAAAATCCAATAAAAGCTTACACATCATCAAAGGTTGTAAAATTTGAAGAAAACAAAGTATATATAAACGCAAACAGAAAAAGAAAGGATCCATATACTCCTTGGCATACATTAGTTCCTGAAAACATACACAATCCCTTTGACAAAAAGCTTGATCCTAACGATGTTGAAGAAATAATAATAGATACAGATTATGTTATCTTCTCAACAGGAGGAAGGGCAAAGGACACACTATACTACGAGCTTTTAAAAGAAAAAGGTGCAAAGGAGATTTACGCCATTGGAGATGCTAAAACCCCCGGCAGGGCATGGGAAGCAATAACCTCCGCCAACGAGGTCGCACGATTTATATAGTGGACATCCCCCGGGGACGGTTAATTATTATATCACAATTCCATTCTTTTTCCGG encodes:
- a CDS encoding THUMP domain-containing class I SAM-dependent RNA methyltransferase, with product MYDIVVTTAFGIESVTSRELKNLGFEDLKVENGKITLKGNDEDIARLNIFLRTGDRVYIKLKEFTALSFEDLFQGTLSINFGDFLPENAKMHVIGKSIKSKLFSVSDCQAIVKKAVVESMKKKYKKTWFSEDGPTYKIEVALLKDVATISLDTSGIGLHKRGYRIEAGEAPLKETLAAAMVLLSRWKSDRLLIDPFCGSGTILIEAALIGKNIAPGMNRSFDAENWCHIDKKVWDLMRERARSEINNEQFKILGQDIDGRVLKTARENIKRAGVEDFVFVQKLPMEKLSTKKKNGVIICNPPYGERIGQIREVEKLYKRMGEVFQNLEGWSYFILTSHLEFERLFGRKADKNRKLYNGKILCYLYQYFSQ
- a CDS encoding CapA family protein, which encodes MVKGEDNDSIEENAQKTDTTVTQVVEDKNKDEVEIIISAAGDCALGRDEKSSFSGSFDDEFIKQKKDYKYFFKNVREIFEKDDLTIVNLEGTLTNETKRSEKQFAFKGSPLYVNILKEGSIEAVNLSNNHTYDYLEKGFKDTVESLKNGKILYFGMNRRDLIKVKGINIGLLGYKGWTYNNFVKKTIKNDIKYLKSKDAQLIIVSFHWGDEGKYYPNNIQKSLGKYTIDSGADLILGHHPHVVQGIENYKGKKIIYSLGNFCFGGNKNPSDKDSFIYQQRFKFSKGKLVDSKEYSIIPVSVSSVSYRNNYQPTPLKGSDAQRVLSRIKYYSNIK
- a CDS encoding methyl-accepting chemotaxis protein translates to MKDMEFMHSRNKLLIKLLWASLGLGVLVDIANKLPLTVILTVLIGGSLICLGITLLVVKKKLTNLIMYFISIALIVFSFMILNASTGSTSFVNIIIIYYAIAIISLYHDYRPIILTSILGLLLTNYSFFAYKTTLFNGVPSKTLISLNLYLILFSTVIIAQSKLGEKMRKEIENDKLQTSISKKKIENILNEVKKSIDILIHFSTKLKENVNAAGQISQDISQAYSQIIKAVDSQASSVNEISESTVKVDGNVDSLLNESSELKNASKEIMLTADEGKTEVKKLSEDMIKLQSIISNTVKLMGELSSTKDEISSILKVISSISDQTNLLALNASIEAARAGEAGRGFAVVATEVLKLAESSKKSTDEIGEILLNLEHKAEDLSKEISLGSEAMNLSIKSREKVDELFKNILNESEKVLGYSNTIDESLRKIKDSSSNVASEIQSIASITEENSAAMEEIMASIDSQEERMRNIMDSFNELEDMTNKLSLIIKE
- a CDS encoding aconitase X; its protein translation is MDYKMHLTPKEIEILEGKHGETLKKALKSVVLYGETFGAEELVDITGPVHLVTSFGIPILEPVFDMMEELISEGFFTKEKFTVDPRPIDYENVKANLLEKIVFKIMYGKQKEYENQLNRVGLKDNNAFTCTCYLPEVGNIPKRGDILSWAESSAVVYANSVIGARTNRNSGIIELLSGIVGKTPKFGFLTDEGRRAKWLIELKTSYLPNPQVLGSAIGMKVMEDVPYIAGLDRFLGNNLSDDVKDYLKDMGAASASNGAVGLYHVENLTPEAVDYKRELLVKDYNTYIIDDSEIERIIKSYPVMWKNEDDKPSLCFIGCPHLSLNQLKYWTEKISKELEKRENKKLKVNTILCAAPDVIEEFKKDSKNYEKLISSGAKLTYICPLMYMNNPLCSKKAVITNSNKLRTYSTARFYTDDEILNYIF
- a CDS encoding aconitase X swivel domain-containing protein, giving the protein MGGTFIKRGDSMAKIFKGRVVLAGNIKGEAVVSHSGVNILASFQKSALKKAKKVICADQNNSELYGKVLTDKIMCLPKTIGSTTGGMVLESVAKLNIAPSAMLFSEHIDSLAAAGVILTDVWVNKRIITIDQLGDEFLEYVKTGQTIEIKEDGTVIVE
- a CDS encoding FAD-dependent oxidoreductase, yielding MEYKKLFEPENIGKCKIKNRIIMAPMGNINMADPIGRPSLKMIEYFGERAKGGTGLLITGLIPVSYGIDPTVSEDNDTTYFPRIDGSSRTRLSGWRDLTAKVHSFDSKIFIQLTAGLGRVGSPEPALKGKILKSASINKNFYVPQLPHFPFTDRQIKKIVKSFGQSAVNAKVCGFDGVQLHGHEGYLMDQLTSNPWNRRRFGRYSNKFQFAIDVVREIKKRCGEDFPIIYRVDLTQALKESYGDEIFKKNFKGMERTIEEGLEFCKALYKAGVDAFDVDKGCYDNWFFPHPPAYFDDIPYVKEIAGTLKEYFKKEGISAKVIAVGKLGKPEIAEDVLDKGYADFVMLGRPLLSDPYWPQKVSEGREKEINHCIGDQEGCIQSFILGGHPCCSVNPYTGFEDCKKIEKASVKKKVAIVGGGPGGCEAAKTAFLRGHEVTLFEKDNMLGGQLIAGSKMKIKHDVERYINNLNYQMNLLKEKGLDIRLGCEVKKEDLIGKYDVIICANGLSPFMPQIDGMDKIRYIEAREFLKNDMNIPKDVKKVTVIGGGVVGCELAYSLSYEKNVDVTVVEMLPNLMTGVVHSNRSMLLWLMMGLGSPTGKKEDILKNPIKAYTSSKVVKFEENKVYINANRKRKDPYTPWHTLVPENIHNPFDKKLDPNDVEEIIIDTDYVIFSTGGRAKDTLYYELLKEKGAKEIYAIGDAKTPGRAWEAITSANEVARFI